From Pseudomonas sp. LS1212, the proteins below share one genomic window:
- a CDS encoding TonB-dependent receptor, whose protein sequence is MNFKRNTIALAVGSAVCLVNSAWAVEQSNTLEIAPITVTGEKINRTLEQTQSSVVVVTDEQLREHGDKDLVDVFARTPGVYNQAGNENWGIRGVPVSGFDDQGPATLNGAVSVYIDGAQQPNRALTLSPIPLWDAEQVEVFLGPQSTTQGRNSLAGAVVIQTKNPTFQPTFSAQTNVGTYGEHGAAVAGGGSIVDDKIAGRIAVDYQEGDGYIRNVALNDDANPRRTSNARGKLLILPNDDTDVLLTYAHGENRQGDRSVMRVNDKVRYYDVSSDTKAFDNLKQDTLSAKVDYRLNDAWSLTSLTANTRSDYSNRLDFDQTADANQVILRKQDGDLFSQELRLNYTSDTVKSFVGAYYGHNTNNFHDRLLFDDELFGTVKGDTKIENKAVFGEVNWTFAPRWTLITGLRYDHETNDTDIDQDDFSSPGEVSKSFDAVLPKLGIDYELATNQYLGFMVQKGYRGGGVNVRAGGGHQPYDPEYTTNYELSYRGSFFDKSLRTRANLYYTDWKDQQVSMLDPNTEFVQVFNAGRSDIKGLEVFVEKDITEQLTLTAGGAVTDGKYKDFVTGDGRDMSGESFLYAPKYKMSVGGTYRWDDRLTFNTDVTYQSSTPSEYEFDADGQVIDERKSDNYWLVNFNTEYKITKNIAVSGFVKNAFDKEYVTNNRSGDIIDVGAPRTVGLVLRYDM, encoded by the coding sequence GTGAATTTCAAAAGAAACACAATTGCGTTGGCTGTGGGGTCGGCCGTGTGCCTGGTAAACAGTGCATGGGCAGTCGAACAGTCGAACACATTGGAGATCGCTCCGATCACGGTGACGGGTGAAAAAATCAACCGCACCCTGGAGCAAACCCAGTCCAGCGTCGTGGTCGTCACCGACGAACAGCTGCGCGAACACGGTGACAAGGATCTGGTGGATGTGTTTGCTCGTACGCCGGGTGTGTACAACCAGGCCGGCAATGAAAACTGGGGTATTCGCGGTGTGCCGGTGTCCGGTTTCGACGACCAGGGCCCAGCGACCCTCAACGGTGCGGTATCGGTTTACATCGACGGCGCCCAGCAGCCGAACCGCGCACTGACCCTCAGCCCGATCCCGCTCTGGGATGCAGAGCAGGTCGAAGTGTTCCTCGGTCCGCAGTCCACCACTCAGGGCCGAAATTCCCTGGCCGGTGCGGTGGTCATCCAGACCAAGAATCCAACCTTCCAGCCGACCTTCTCGGCGCAAACCAATGTGGGGACATATGGTGAGCACGGAGCGGCCGTTGCCGGTGGCGGTTCGATCGTTGACGACAAGATCGCCGGACGCATCGCCGTGGATTACCAGGAAGGTGACGGTTACATCCGCAACGTTGCACTCAATGACGATGCCAACCCGCGTCGCACCAGCAACGCCCGCGGCAAATTGCTGATCCTGCCCAATGACGACACAGACGTTTTGCTGACCTACGCCCATGGTGAAAACCGTCAGGGCGACCGCTCGGTGATGCGTGTCAACGACAAGGTCCGTTATTACGACGTGTCGTCCGATACCAAGGCGTTCGACAACCTCAAGCAGGACACCCTCAGCGCCAAAGTGGATTACCGCCTGAACGATGCCTGGTCCCTGACCAGCCTCACCGCCAATACCCGTTCGGACTACAGTAACCGTCTGGACTTCGACCAGACTGCCGACGCCAACCAGGTCATTCTGCGCAAGCAGGACGGCGACCTTTTCAGTCAGGAGCTGCGTCTGAATTACACCTCGGACACGGTCAAGAGTTTTGTCGGTGCCTACTATGGTCACAACACCAACAACTTCCACGACAGGTTGTTGTTCGATGACGAACTGTTCGGCACCGTCAAGGGTGATACGAAGATTGAAAACAAGGCGGTGTTTGGTGAAGTCAACTGGACGTTCGCACCGCGCTGGACGTTGATCACCGGTCTGCGCTACGACCACGAGACGAACGACACCGACATCGATCAGGATGACTTCTCCAGCCCGGGGGAAGTCAGCAAATCGTTTGATGCCGTACTGCCGAAACTCGGTATCGACTACGAGCTGGCCACGAATCAGTACCTCGGTTTCATGGTGCAGAAAGGCTATCGCGGCGGTGGCGTCAACGTTCGCGCCGGTGGCGGTCACCAGCCCTACGACCCGGAATACACCACCAACTACGAGCTGTCCTACCGCGGTTCGTTCTTCGACAAGAGCCTGCGTACCCGCGCCAACCTGTACTACACCGACTGGAAAGACCAGCAGGTTAGTATGCTGGACCCGAACACTGAATTCGTTCAAGTCTTCAACGCCGGTCGCAGTGACATCAAGGGCCTGGAAGTCTTTGTTGAAAAAGACATCACTGAACAGCTGACCCTGACCGCCGGTGGCGCCGTTACCGATGGCAAGTACAAGGACTTCGTCACGGGTGACGGCCGGGACATGAGCGGCGAGTCGTTCCTCTATGCGCCTAAATACAAGATGTCGGTGGGCGGTACCTATCGTTGGGACGACCGCCTGACCTTCAACACTGATGTCACCTACCAGAGCTCCACGCCGTCGGAATACGAGTTCGACGCGGACGGGCAGGTCATCGACGAGCGCAAGAGCGATAACTACTGGCTGGTCAACTTCAACACCGAGTACAAGATCACCAAGAACATCGCCGTGTCCGGCTTCGTGAAAAACGCCTTCGACAAGGAATACGTCACCAACAACCGCAGCGGCGACATCATCGACGTCGGCGCGCCGCGCACGGTGGGTCTGGTTCTGCGTTACGACATGTAA
- a CDS encoding glycosyltransferase family 2 protein has protein sequence MADSRVYLREAAGWLFYITALMGLALLLPRTVFDPDSTDFLLLVGAVGIWRYSMGAIHYLRGMLFLYLVFPYYRRRVTRLGSSADPSEVFLLVTSFRIDALTTAQVYRSVIEEAIGCGYPTTVVCSIVELADELLIKALWDSCNPPEQVKLDFVRIPGTGKRDGLAHGFRAISRHLPDADAVVSVVDGDTVLSPGLVRQTVPWFKLFPKVGGLTTNEFCEVRGSYLMSQWHKLRFAQRHINMCSMALGKRVLTMTGRMSVFRAQVVTTPGFIQDIESDYLQHWRLGRFRFLTGDDKSSWYSLMRLGYDTFYVPDAAINTVEHPPEKSFFKASRKLMFRWYGNNLRQNARALHLGAHRLGWFTSLVLFDQRVSMWTSLLGPSVAIIASLKYSIAYLLIYVLWIGLTRLLLSLLLLASGHPVGPAYPLILYYNQLVGAVVKIYVFFRLDRQSWTRQNTKLDRGLASYQRWFNTWSSRVMTFSAGSVFCALLMWIV, from the coding sequence ATGGCTGATTCCAGGGTTTACCTACGCGAAGCTGCGGGCTGGCTGTTCTACATCACCGCCCTGATGGGTCTTGCGCTGTTGCTGCCGCGCACGGTGTTCGATCCCGACTCCACGGATTTTCTCCTGTTGGTGGGGGCGGTCGGTATCTGGCGTTACTCGATGGGAGCGATCCATTACCTGCGGGGGATGCTGTTCCTTTATCTGGTGTTTCCTTATTACCGGCGCAGAGTCACCAGGCTGGGCAGCAGTGCCGATCCGTCGGAAGTGTTTTTGCTGGTCACCAGTTTTCGTATCGATGCGCTGACCACGGCGCAGGTCTACCGTTCGGTGATCGAAGAGGCCATCGGTTGTGGTTACCCGACCACGGTTGTCTGTTCCATCGTCGAGCTGGCCGATGAGCTGCTGATCAAGGCGCTCTGGGACAGCTGCAATCCGCCGGAGCAGGTCAAGCTGGATTTCGTGCGGATTCCCGGAACCGGCAAGCGCGATGGCCTGGCCCATGGTTTTCGGGCGATCTCCCGGCACTTGCCGGATGCCGATGCGGTGGTGTCGGTGGTCGATGGCGACACCGTGCTCTCGCCTGGCCTGGTGCGCCAGACCGTGCCCTGGTTCAAGCTGTTCCCGAAAGTCGGCGGGTTGACCACCAATGAATTCTGCGAGGTGCGCGGCAGCTACCTGATGAGCCAATGGCACAAGCTGCGGTTCGCCCAGCGACACATCAACATGTGTTCGATGGCACTGGGCAAGCGAGTGCTGACCATGACCGGGCGTATGTCAGTGTTCCGCGCCCAGGTGGTGACCACCCCCGGCTTTATTCAAGACATCGAGAGTGATTATTTGCAGCACTGGCGCCTGGGGCGCTTCCGTTTCCTCACCGGTGATGACAAGTCCAGTTGGTACAGCCTGATGCGGCTGGGCTACGACACCTTTTATGTGCCCGATGCGGCGATCAACACGGTCGAGCACCCACCGGAAAAGAGCTTCTTCAAGGCCAGTCGCAAGCTGATGTTCCGCTGGTACGGCAATAACCTGCGGCAGAACGCGCGGGCCTTGCACCTGGGCGCGCACCGGCTGGGCTGGTTCACCTCGCTGGTGCTGTTCGACCAACGCGTATCGATGTGGACCAGCCTGCTCGGGCCGTCGGTGGCGATCATTGCCAGCCTCAAATACAGCATCGCCTACCTGCTGATCTATGTGCTTTGGATCGGCCTCACTCGCTTGCTCTTGAGCCTGCTGTTGCTGGCTTCGGGGCACCCGGTCGGGCCGGCCTATCCACTGATTCTTTATTACAACCAGTTGGTCGGCGCAGTGGTGAAGATCTATGTGTTCTTCCGCCTCGACCGGCAATCGTGGACGCGCCAGAACACCAAACTCGACCGCGGCTTGGCCAGCTATCAGCGCTGGTTCAATACCTGGTCGTCGCGGGTCATGACCTTTTCGGCCGGCAGTGTGTTTTGCGCGCTGTTGATGTGGATCGTGTAG
- a CDS encoding diaminobutyrate--2-oxoglutarate transaminase, which produces MSAFSNVTAGGAQQLRLLHTGLSSPYCLDPTPLLERQQQQESNARSYPRRIPLVLERAHGIYVQDSRGQVFVDCLAGAGTLALGHNHPVIIEAITQVMAAGVPMHTLDLMTPVKDAFVQEIFGCLPTEFARNARIQFCGPSGADAVEAALKLTRTATGRHSILAFEGAYHGMTLGTLAISGNLSPKNALGALMPGVQRLPFPHDYRCPFGVAGEQGVTLNLRYLEHLLNDPESGVTAPAAMILEPIQGEGGVITAPDRWLQELRRLTQAHGIALIVDEIQCGIARSGQMFGFEHSGITPDVITLSKAIGGGLPLSVMVYNDSLDVWQPGAHAGTFRGNQLAMAAGTATLRFIRDEGLVAHAETVGACLRQHLLALKNEFAWVGDVRGRGLMLGMEIVDPAGTPDVQGHPPVDSARAKYFQQACLRHGLIVELGGRHGATVRFLPPLIITEQEIDFVAHILFKAACAVSDHFDR; this is translated from the coding sequence ATGAGTGCCTTTTCGAATGTCACAGCGGGTGGCGCGCAACAGCTGCGCCTGTTGCATACCGGTCTGTCGAGCCCTTACTGCCTGGATCCGACGCCACTGCTGGAACGCCAGCAACAGCAGGAGTCCAATGCCCGCAGTTACCCGCGGCGCATTCCACTGGTGCTCGAGCGAGCCCATGGCATTTATGTGCAGGACAGTCGGGGGCAAGTGTTTGTCGATTGCCTGGCCGGTGCTGGAACCCTGGCGCTGGGCCACAACCATCCGGTGATTATCGAAGCCATCACCCAAGTCATGGCGGCCGGTGTGCCGATGCACACCCTGGACCTCATGACCCCTGTGAAGGATGCATTCGTACAAGAAATTTTTGGCTGTCTGCCCACAGAATTCGCTCGCAATGCGCGCATCCAGTTTTGCGGCCCAAGCGGTGCCGATGCGGTCGAAGCGGCGCTCAAACTGACCCGCACGGCCACGGGGCGACACTCGATCCTGGCGTTTGAAGGGGCTTACCATGGCATGACGCTGGGGACGCTGGCCATCAGCGGCAACCTGTCGCCAAAAAATGCCCTCGGTGCCTTGATGCCAGGCGTACAGCGCCTGCCGTTCCCCCACGATTACCGTTGTCCGTTCGGTGTTGCCGGCGAGCAAGGCGTGACCTTGAACCTGCGCTACCTCGAGCATTTGCTCAACGACCCGGAAAGCGGTGTCACCGCACCAGCGGCAATGATTCTGGAACCGATCCAGGGCGAGGGCGGGGTGATTACCGCCCCGGATCGCTGGCTCCAGGAACTTCGCCGCTTGACCCAGGCTCACGGCATTGCGCTGATCGTCGACGAGATCCAGTGCGGCATCGCCCGCAGTGGCCAGATGTTCGGTTTCGAGCATTCCGGTATCACGCCGGACGTCATCACCTTGTCCAAGGCCATCGGTGGCGGTCTGCCGCTGTCGGTCATGGTCTACAACGACTCGCTGGACGTCTGGCAGCCTGGCGCCCATGCCGGCACATTCCGCGGCAATCAACTGGCGATGGCGGCCGGTACCGCGACGCTGCGTTTCATCAGGGATGAAGGGCTGGTGGCCCACGCCGAAACCGTCGGTGCGTGCCTGCGCCAGCATCTGCTGGCGTTGAAAAACGAGTTCGCCTGGGTCGGTGATGTGCGCGGTCGCGGGTTGATGCTGGGGATGGAGATCGTCGACCCGGCAGGCACCCCGGACGTGCAAGGGCATCCACCGGTCGACAGCGCCAGGGCCAAGTACTTCCAGCAGGCGTGCTTGCGCCACGGGCTGATTGTCGAACTCGGCGGGCGTCATGGTGCAACCGTGCGCTTCCTGCCGCCGCTGATCATCACCGAACAGGAAATCGATTTCGTCGCACACATTCTATTCAAGGCCGCTTGTGCAGTGAGCGACCACTTCGATCGCTGA
- a CDS encoding condensation domain-containing protein — MFSFNHWIEVLEANARHFPQRAALHFLPDGVEIGETLTFAQLHEQSRSLAAALQSRYAPGDRVLLMLPSSLDYAHAFCACLYAGLIAVPLFPPPSRKPRHLDRVRKVVVDAEPALILAPADHCQGLLELVENQVDVLTVQDLGTPPASQWTRPDVDGATVAFLQYTSGSTGTPKGVEVRQRNLIANVELMRQAYGFDEHGGMVNWLPLYHDMGLIGGLLAPLYSGMPCYLMASQTFVNAPSTWLQALSRYRATASFAPNFAYALCNRVVSDSLIAQLDLSAWQHAINGAEPIHPGTLEAFAQRFAPCGLNPLAISPGYGQAEATLCVSATPADALPVVLRLDKAVLETGRVELAATDAAAVEFVACGYPQALHSIAIVNPQSHERCVADRIGEVWLRGPSNAEAYWKNPEASREAFEARIVGEPGNYLRSGDLGFMHEGQVVICGRLKDLLILNGRNLYPHDIEFAITDSEPGIRTGRIAAFSEMDPVLGREKLVIVAEPQRKFVDPAHHPALFASMQNAVREAADCGIDQIVLVEAGTIPMTTSGKIARQGVRKQLAAGTLSIIAQSGGQIASNSETIDLIQLKHRVGNAPQLAQTACRLWLEQTLHEVNPYLTADFELSLIGLGLDSISVADFAARLHKDLGWNLDTQSLFGEQTLEEWALALQVFLGEPSPTASASTERANVSQSRQSFAQSRLWFLRQLNPDDTRHNLVLHLSLQGPLNIETLALRLNTLVNRHSVLRTVYRDGVDGPQQQVLPATTVPLTWHDLRDQSGPQQQQALSDCLANEHATPINLEAGPLLRAQLLSLKDGQHDLLLTLHHIAFDGRSAQVLLAELAGSADAELPVQYLDFAQWEATHWSEQRIAAEQGFWREHLANVPQTLELGGSGQTPGEHSLNFTVPQATCEHLASMAREQGMTLFMLLLASYQLVLKQLGGQQQFLLGTDVSGRPLAEHNDVIGFFVNQLTLRCDLHGEPTLAGFLERVRDEARLAYAHQGLPFDLVVSALAPERRPGHSPLFQVKLNYQPSRVTPTAIAGARMTSLDVVQAPGDFHLVLDLVHGTKGIDATLKYRGEYFDQDRALRLQHLWTRLLDEAQNLLDEPLPALAERLGTWDQTFQRERQQSQALAGRSQMMQTKRRSLTL, encoded by the coding sequence ATGTTCTCATTCAATCACTGGATCGAAGTGCTGGAAGCCAACGCCCGGCATTTCCCGCAGCGTGCTGCCCTGCATTTCCTGCCGGACGGCGTCGAGATCGGCGAAACCCTGACCTTTGCCCAGTTGCACGAGCAGTCCCGATCGCTGGCGGCCGCACTGCAATCGCGCTATGCCCCGGGCGATCGCGTGTTGTTGATGCTGCCCAGCAGCCTAGATTACGCCCACGCGTTCTGCGCCTGTTTATATGCCGGCCTGATCGCCGTGCCGTTGTTCCCGCCACCGTCGCGCAAGCCCCGGCACCTCGACCGGGTTCGCAAGGTGGTGGTGGATGCCGAACCGGCACTGATCCTGGCACCCGCGGATCACTGCCAGGGTTTGCTGGAATTGGTGGAAAACCAGGTCGATGTACTGACGGTCCAGGACCTGGGCACGCCGCCGGCCAGTCAGTGGACACGCCCGGACGTGGACGGTGCGACCGTGGCGTTCCTGCAATACACCTCCGGCTCCACCGGCACGCCAAAAGGCGTTGAAGTACGTCAGCGCAACCTGATCGCCAACGTCGAACTGATGCGTCAGGCCTACGGTTTCGATGAGCATGGCGGCATGGTCAACTGGCTGCCGCTGTACCACGACATGGGCCTGATCGGCGGTTTGCTGGCCCCGCTCTACAGCGGCATGCCCTGCTACCTGATGGCCTCGCAGACCTTCGTCAACGCGCCGTCAACCTGGCTGCAGGCGTTGAGTCGCTACCGCGCCACCGCCAGTTTTGCCCCCAACTTCGCCTACGCCCTGTGCAACCGGGTGGTCAGCGACAGCCTTATCGCACAGCTCGACTTGAGCGCCTGGCAACACGCAATCAACGGTGCCGAACCGATCCACCCCGGCACCCTCGAAGCCTTCGCCCAGCGCTTTGCCCCTTGCGGTCTCAACCCTCTGGCAATCAGCCCCGGTTATGGCCAGGCCGAAGCGACATTGTGCGTCAGCGCCACGCCGGCCGACGCATTGCCGGTAGTGTTGCGCCTGGACAAGGCCGTACTGGAAACCGGTCGCGTCGAGTTGGCGGCCACCGATGCCGCCGCCGTGGAGTTCGTCGCCTGCGGTTATCCGCAAGCCTTGCACAGTATTGCCATCGTCAACCCGCAGAGCCATGAACGCTGCGTTGCCGATCGCATCGGCGAAGTCTGGCTGAGGGGCCCGAGCAACGCCGAAGCCTATTGGAAAAACCCCGAAGCCAGTCGCGAAGCCTTTGAGGCGCGCATTGTCGGTGAGCCCGGCAACTACCTGCGCTCCGGCGACCTGGGTTTCATGCACGAAGGCCAGGTGGTGATCTGCGGGCGGCTCAAGGACTTGCTGATTCTCAACGGGCGCAACCTGTACCCCCACGACATCGAATTTGCCATTACCGATTCCGAGCCAGGCATTCGCACCGGACGCATCGCCGCGTTCTCGGAAATGGACCCGGTGCTGGGCCGCGAGAAACTGGTGATCGTCGCCGAGCCACAACGCAAGTTCGTCGACCCGGCGCATCACCCGGCGCTGTTTGCGTCGATGCAAAACGCCGTGCGTGAAGCTGCCGACTGCGGCATTGATCAGATTGTGCTGGTGGAAGCCGGCACCATTCCGATGACCACCAGCGGCAAGATCGCTCGTCAGGGTGTTCGCAAACAACTGGCCGCGGGCACCTTGAGCATCATTGCCCAGAGCGGTGGGCAGATCGCGTCGAACAGCGAAACCATTGACCTCATTCAACTGAAGCATCGCGTGGGCAATGCCCCGCAACTCGCGCAAACCGCGTGCCGTCTATGGCTTGAGCAAACCCTGCACGAGGTCAATCCGTACCTGACGGCAGACTTTGAACTCAGCCTGATCGGCCTCGGTCTGGACTCCATCAGCGTGGCCGACTTCGCCGCCCGCCTGCACAAGGATCTGGGCTGGAACCTCGACACCCAAAGCCTGTTCGGCGAACAAACGCTGGAGGAATGGGCGCTGGCCTTGCAGGTGTTCCTGGGCGAGCCATCACCGACGGCCAGCGCCTCGACCGAGCGTGCGAACGTCAGCCAGAGTCGTCAATCATTCGCGCAAAGCCGCCTGTGGTTCTTGCGCCAACTGAATCCGGACGACACCCGGCACAACCTGGTGTTGCACCTGAGCCTGCAAGGTCCGCTGAACATCGAAACCCTGGCGCTGCGCCTGAACACCCTCGTCAATCGTCACAGTGTGCTGCGTACGGTGTATCGGGATGGCGTCGATGGGCCGCAGCAACAGGTTTTACCAGCCACGACTGTACCGCTGACCTGGCACGATCTGCGTGATCAGAGCGGGCCGCAGCAACAGCAGGCACTCAGCGACTGTCTGGCAAACGAACACGCCACGCCAATCAACCTCGAGGCCGGGCCGCTGCTGCGCGCCCAACTGCTCAGCCTTAAAGATGGGCAGCATGACCTGCTGCTGACCCTGCACCACATCGCCTTCGACGGGCGCTCGGCGCAAGTGCTGCTGGCGGAACTGGCCGGTTCGGCCGACGCTGAATTGCCGGTGCAGTACCTGGATTTCGCCCAATGGGAAGCCACGCACTGGAGCGAACAGCGAATCGCCGCGGAACAAGGCTTCTGGCGTGAGCATCTGGCAAACGTACCGCAAACCCTCGAACTGGGTGGTAGCGGCCAGACCCCGGGCGAGCACAGCCTGAACTTCACGGTGCCCCAGGCGACCTGCGAACACCTTGCATCGATGGCCCGCGAGCAAGGCATGACCCTGTTCATGCTGCTTTTGGCCAGCTATCAGTTGGTGCTCAAGCAACTCGGCGGGCAGCAACAGTTTCTGCTGGGCACCGATGTCAGTGGCCGGCCGCTGGCGGAACACAACGACGTCATCGGTTTCTTCGTCAACCAGCTGACCCTGCGCTGTGACCTGCACGGCGAACCGACGCTGGCCGGTTTCCTTGAGCGGGTGCGCGATGAAGCGCGACTGGCTTACGCCCATCAGGGTCTGCCTTTCGATCTGGTGGTGTCGGCGCTGGCGCCGGAGCGCCGTCCCGGTCACTCGCCGCTGTTCCAGGTCAAGCTCAACTATCAACCGTCACGGGTAACACCGACCGCTATCGCCGGTGCACGTATGACTTCGCTGGACGTAGTGCAGGCACCGGGAGATTTCCACCTGGTGCTCGATCTGGTGCACGGCACCAAAGGCATCGACGCGACCCTCAAGTACCGCGGCGAATACTTCGATCAGGATCGCGCCCTGCGCCTGCAACACCTGTGGACACGCCTGCTGGACGAAGCCCAAAACCTGCTGGACGAACCGCTGCCGGCACTGGCCGAACGGCTGGGCACCTGGGATCAGACTTTCCAGCGTGAACGCCAACAGTCCCAGGCGCTGGCCGGTCGCAGCCAGATGATGCAAACCAAACGTCGCTCATTGACCCTCTAA
- a CDS encoding TauD/TfdA family dioxygenase, producing the protein MTSIEHLNGRSEPFPIVPADGIELSLPVLVQAAPGQSIHDIDASIRDSLPHALTTVGGVLFRGFSVATPIDFKRFAASFGAPLASYEFGSTPRSKVFAGVYSSTEYPAHQFIPLHNEQAYTRPWPSRIWFHCIKASETGGETPIADSRLIYQRMPVEIRELFASRELLYVRNYSGALDLPWQKVFNTEERAQVERYCQDNDIEWEWKADGDLRTRQRCAAVLQHPDTSEWVWFNQAHLFHVSAIEPGVRASLLAAVGEENLPRHVYFGDGSAIPDDVLDTVREVYRQTAISFPWQPGDILMLDNRLVAHGRNPYTGDRKVIVAMA; encoded by the coding sequence ATGACCTCAATCGAACACCTGAACGGGCGTTCCGAGCCTTTTCCCATTGTTCCAGCAGATGGCATCGAGTTGTCGTTACCCGTGCTGGTACAGGCGGCGCCGGGACAGTCGATTCATGATATCGACGCGTCGATCCGCGATAGCCTGCCCCATGCGCTGACCACCGTTGGCGGGGTGCTGTTCCGTGGCTTCAGCGTTGCCACGCCCATCGACTTCAAGCGCTTCGCCGCCAGTTTCGGCGCACCGCTGGCCAGTTACGAATTCGGCTCCACACCGCGCAGCAAAGTGTTTGCCGGGGTCTATAGCTCCACCGAATACCCGGCCCATCAATTCATCCCCTTGCACAACGAGCAGGCCTACACCCGGCCATGGCCTTCGCGCATCTGGTTCCACTGCATCAAGGCCAGTGAAACTGGTGGCGAAACGCCGATTGCCGACAGCCGCCTGATCTACCAGCGCATGCCAGTCGAGATCCGCGAGCTGTTCGCCAGTCGCGAGCTTCTATATGTGCGCAATTACAGCGGCGCACTGGACCTGCCCTGGCAGAAAGTCTTCAACACCGAAGAGCGCGCCCAGGTTGAACGCTACTGCCAGGACAACGACATCGAGTGGGAATGGAAAGCCGATGGCGACCTGCGCACCCGCCAGCGTTGCGCCGCCGTGCTGCAGCATCCCGATACCAGTGAGTGGGTCTGGTTCAACCAGGCGCACCTGTTCCATGTTTCGGCCATCGAACCGGGCGTACGCGCCAGCCTGCTGGCGGCAGTGGGTGAAGAGAACCTGCCACGGCACGTTTATTTCGGCGACGGCTCGGCCATTCCCGACGACGTGCTCGACACCGTGCGCGAAGTCTATCGCCAGACTGCCATCAGTTTTCCCTGGCAGCCCGGCGATATCCTGATGCTCGACAATCGACTGGTCGCCCACGGCCGCAATCCTTACACCGGTGACCGCAAAGTCATCGTTGCCATGGCGTGA
- a CDS encoding nucleotide sugar dehydrogenase, which yields MRISIFGLGYVGAVCAGCLSARGHNVIGVDVSQVKVDLINQGKAPIVEPDLEPLLELGVSFGRLRGGGDVKAAVIGTDMSFICVGTPSKKNGDLDLVYIESVCREIGEALHDNDSWHTVVVRSTVLPGTVKNVVIPILEGCSGKKAGVDFGVAINPEFLRESTAIKDYHYPPMTVIGELDQRSGDMLVTLYDELDAPIVRRSIEVAEMIKYTCNVWHATKVTFANEIGNIAKAAGVDGRDVMDVICQDTKLNLSRYYMRPGFAFGGSCLPKDVRALNYRAGQMDVEHPLLASIMRSNAVQVQRAFDIITSYGKRRIALLGLSFKAGTDDLRESPLVELAEMLIGKGYDLHIFDRSVEYARIYGANKEYIESKIPHLASLLCSDLAKVIEQADVVVLGNSDESFEAIALQVPEGKQVVDLVGFMPHASNDQIEGICW from the coding sequence ATGCGTATCAGCATATTCGGTCTGGGTTACGTGGGCGCTGTATGCGCAGGCTGTCTCTCTGCTCGTGGTCATAATGTGATCGGGGTGGATGTCTCGCAGGTTAAGGTCGACCTGATCAACCAGGGTAAGGCGCCCATCGTTGAACCGGACCTGGAGCCACTGCTCGAGCTGGGGGTGAGTTTTGGGCGGCTGCGTGGTGGCGGTGATGTGAAGGCGGCAGTGATAGGCACGGATATGTCGTTCATCTGCGTCGGTACGCCCAGCAAGAAGAATGGCGATCTGGATCTGGTCTACATCGAGTCGGTCTGCCGCGAGATCGGCGAAGCCCTGCACGACAACGACAGCTGGCACACGGTGGTGGTGCGTAGCACGGTGCTGCCGGGCACGGTGAAGAACGTGGTGATCCCGATCCTGGAGGGCTGTTCCGGCAAGAAAGCGGGAGTCGACTTCGGGGTTGCGATCAACCCGGAGTTCCTGCGCGAAAGTACCGCGATCAAGGATTATCACTATCCGCCCATGACGGTGATCGGTGAGCTCGACCAGCGCAGCGGTGACATGCTCGTCACACTCTATGACGAGCTGGATGCACCGATCGTGCGCAGGAGTATCGAAGTGGCGGAGATGATCAAGTACACCTGCAACGTCTGGCACGCGACCAAAGTGACCTTCGCCAATGAGATCGGCAATATCGCCAAGGCCGCCGGCGTGGACGGTCGCGATGTGATGGACGTGATCTGCCAGGACACCAAACTCAACCTGTCGCGTTATTACATGCGCCCCGGCTTCGCGTTCGGCGGTTCCTGCCTGCCCAAGGATGTGCGTGCGCTGAACTATCGCGCCGGGCAAATGGATGTCGAGCACCCACTGCTGGCCTCGATCATGCGCAGCAATGCGGTGCAGGTACAGAGAGCCTTCGACATTATCACCAGTTACGGCAAGCGGCGTATCGCGCTGCTCGGCCTGAGCTTCAAGGCGGGCACCGATGACCTGCGCGAAAGCCCGTTGGTGGAGTTGGCCGAGATGTTGATCGGCAAGGGCTACGACCTGCATATCTTCGACCGCAGCGTTGAATACGCGCGTATCTACGGGGCGAACAAGGAATACATCGAGTCGAAGATTCCGCACCTGGCTTCGCTGTTGTGCTCGGACCTTGCGAAGGTGATCGAGCAGGCGGATGTGGTTGTGCTGGGTAACAGCGACGAGTCGTTCGAAGCCATTGCGCTTCAGGTGCCCGAGGGCAAACAGGTGGTCGACCTGGTGGGCTTTATGCCACACGCCAGTAACGATCAGATCGAGGGTATCTGCTGGTAG